The window ccagtgcccgcgccccgagcgctcccccgagttccagtgcccgcgccccgagcgctcccccgagttccagtgcccgcgccacgagcgctcccccgagttccagtgcccgcgccccgagcgctcccccgagttccagtgcccgcgccacgagcgctcccccgagttccagtgcccgcgccccgagcgctcccagttttcccaccctcccaccctagTCACACCatgacgatggatcccagcagcccctgcgctcatcctcagctctccatcacgagctcgccacgggtctgccggtccccatcgccgtcgagggtggACGATCCCTTGCCTCACCATCCCACCTCCGAGTCAAGTTTTTTGTACTTTCGAGTCCCGAGCGTTCTCTCTCCCGAGTCCTTTCCGAGAAACCACGATAATCGTGACATTCCTTAGCTCATctaatacgacgcaaaaacttgatgatttAACAGAAagtatgcactctcttttttctagcactttagatacagttgctcctttgcacttaaaaaagataaaagaaaacaatctaaatccatggtataatgacaacacacgcaccctaaagagagcagcccggaaaatggagcgcaggtggagaaaaattagaagtatttcgtattgcctggcgggagagtatgcggtcatacagaaaagcattaaaaattgcaagaactgattatttttcatcccttttagaagaaaacaaacacaacccccggtatttattcagtacagtaactaaattaacaaaaaataaagcatcaacaggtgctaatattccccaagagtatagctgcatgaatttctttacttctaagattgataccatcagagataaaattgtaactatgcagccgtcaactacagtttcacatcagatagtgacctttagatcccctgaggaaaaattacactctttctctattataggagaagaagacttgtacaaacatgttaaatcatctaaaccagcaacatgtatgttagaccctgttccatctaaactattaaaagatctgcttccagaagtcatagatcctattttgaacattaataattcatcattgtcattaggatatgttcccaaaaccttcaaactggctgtagttaaacctctcattaagaaaccacatcttgatcccaaagacttagtaaattacagaccaatctctaatctcccttttctgtcaaagatactagaaaggtagtatcctcacaactgtattcctttttagaaaaaaatggtgtctgtgaggatttccaatcaggttttagaccgtaccatagtactgagactgctctcattagagttactaatgacctgcttttatcatctgatcgtggttttatctcattattagtgctattagatcttagcgcagcattcgatactatcgatcacaacattctcttggatagactagaaaactatgttggcattagaggaagcgccttagcatggtttaaatcatatctatctgaccgctatcagtttgtagcattaaatgaggaggtatcatatcgatcaaaagtgaaatatggagttcctcgaggctcagtgctaggaccgttacttttcaacctgtacatgttacctctgggagatattatcaggagtcatggtgttagctttcactgctatgctgatgatactcagctctatatttcagcgcagcctggtgatacacaccaaattgagaatctaacagaatgcatagtcgatataaaagctggatgatgagtaacttcttaatgttaaattctgaaaaaacagaggtgctaataattggacctaaaaaccccacatataataatctagaacacagtctatcacttgatggctgctctgttaattcttcatcatcagttaggaacctaggtgtgctgtttgaccgcaatctttccttcgaaaatcatgtttctagcatctgtaaaactgcgtttttccatcttaaaaatatatctaaattacgacctatgctttcaacctctaatgcagaaatattaattcatgcgtttatgacctcgaggttagattattgtaatgctttattgggtggttattctgcacgcttaataaacaaacttcagctagtccaaaacacagcagccagagtccttactagaactaggaagtatgatcatattagcccggttctgtcaacactgcactggctccctatcaaacatcgaatagattttaaaatcttattaattacctataaagccctgaatggtttagctcctcaatacttgagcgagctcttatcacattatagtcctgcacgtccgctgcgttctcaaaactctggccatttgataatacctagaatatcaaaatcaactgcgggcggcagatcattttcctatctagcacctaaactctggaacaatctccctaactctgttcgggaagcagacactctctgccagtttaaatctagattaaagacacatctttttaacttagcctacacataacacaccaacacaccttttattattcaaatccgttaaaggatttttaggctgcattacttagatttgctggaaccgggaacactactcctacaatatgatgtacttgtgacatcgtaaaaagaatggcatctacgctaatattagtcctgtctctttctcaatctgttttcacagtttgtatccagactagatggtggatcagcacccagagattatgttcatcagagaccagaacacctagatgtgccccgtggaccaatcaacagatcctgatgcacacacacacacacacacacacacacacacacacacacacacacacacactaagtcatttacactatctgacacagctgtgtttaaaattgaactggaagttaagtgctgggcgtccggtcagaggagaactgaccccaactgagtctggtttctcccaaggtttttttttctccattctgtatgcatggggttttgtttccttgccgctgtcgcctctgtcttgcttggttggggacacttaacttctagtgactatcgttgaattgactacagagaccgtctctgcatttaataagaaattggtcactctcatcattatacatccctgtcattatactgtacagtgctttgatgcaacctgtgttgttaaaagcgctatataaataaaaatgattgattgattgaaaactGCACTCATGATACTTCCACTGTGTTCTTGCAAGTGCAGTTAGCTTCTCCATCTTGTTTCCAAGAGATCAAacgtttaatatattataaaaacaggCAAAGATGGCTTCTATAGTCTTTTCTTTAAACAGCATCTCACTCCTGTTCCACACCCCCTTTTTCTCCTCTCCTTAGATCCACAGGAAAATCCATTCTTGGTACAGACGGCATCGCTGTGTTCAGAAGTGACAGAAGTTGTTCTCTTCGGAGTAAACCTTTTTCACACTTGACACTGCCCCTAAAgatccaattaaaaaaaaaattgtcacgTAAAAAGAATCAAAATCCAGTGTTTTCTGATGCTCTCGAACCTAATGCTGCTCAAGATCCTAGTTTTCAAATATCGCTAAAGAGAAATACGATCAAAAAAAGCAATCGGAGCTGCTGCGACAGGCTGCCATGTGCACGCCGCCGTCTTGCTTATCATTTTTGGCATACCTCTAACTAGATGTCTATTAAAGTGTGTACAGATTTGTGGGGACTAAATAGCAATACTTTTAGAACGAGCAAGCATGATATGACTGTGAAATACTCTGAGAACCCGAATGAATGAGAACAATAAGATGTCTACATACATGATCCTATCAATGATcaataatattgcatttctaACAAAAAGACCAGACACACAAGACACCTTCAGGGATGCCTCTGTTCCCTGATAGCAATGTCCATCTATTTGGTGTCTGTAAGATGTATTACTTAGGTTGTTCGCTCATCTGCAACACGTCTATTGAACGTCTCTTTTTAGAAGTCAAATAGATGTctattagatgtctttaagatgtttattattagaacgtatgtaaaactgacatctgtAAGACAGATGTTTTTAGACAGCGGATGCTTTCCAGACCAAGAGACCAAAAGACAAGCAGACGTATGTGTGCTATCTGGGTTGGGCCAATCTGCAGCTTCCTACGCAGAGTAAAAGATCTTACTAGTTTAACGGGGATATTCTGAGCAATGCCTGGTATGGTGATCTAAATGTTTTGTGCTTCTCTTTTAGTTTCTGTTTTATGTCTCTATATTCCCTGTATATGCACTGAATAATGTTCCCCTCGTACTTTAGTCCTTTTTTGCCTCATGTCTTAAACAGGATTTGTTgcttacattacatttacatttagtcatttagcagacgcctttatccaaagcgacgtacaaatgaggtaggcatatagaagcaaattaatatcagcaaaagggcagtagtgcataagtgctcttgagtggggtcttgtcttacctaacgcagacacaaggcttttttttttttttttttttttttttttttttattttatttattagacaagaaaaaggataggaaggagcaggagaagaagaagagagtgctatcaatgttgggtcaagtgcaaacgaaaaagatgagttttgagttggtttttgaagactgctagtgactctgctgccctagtggtaacgggcagatcgttccaccagcgaggaacagaccaggtgaaggtgcgcaagagtgattttgcacctttttgtgaaggcactgcaagacgcctttcgctttgcagagcgtaggcacctggaggaacatatgattcaattagtgagtgtaagtacgagggagcggagcctgtgattgtcctgtaggccagcatcagggatttgaatttgatgcgggcatctataggaagccagtgtaaactaatgaagaggggtgtgacgtgggccctccttggttcgttgaagaccaccctagccgctgcattctggaccatctgaagaggtctggttgtagaggctgggaggccagcaaggagggcgttgcagtaatccagtctactcaggactagtgcctggacgaggatctgtgtagcgtgttctgataagtatggtctgattttcctgatgttgtacagcacaaacctacaagatcgagcagtttttgaaatgtgctcagtgaaagttagctggtcgtcaatgatcactccaaggttcctagctgacctagacgaggatacagtagccgagcctagctgaaaaGATAGGTTGCGCTGTTTGTTGAGATCGGCGGGAAAAacgaggagctctgtttttgtgaggtttaactgcaggtgatgatccttcatccagactgagatgtcgtttaggcacgcagaaatacgtgcagaaacagtgggatcgtctggttgaaaggagagatggagttgagtgtcgtcagcatagcagtgataagagaagccatgcttcagaatgacagaacccagtgatgtcatgtagatggaaaaaagcagtggcccaagtactgagccctgaggcactccagtattgaggtgatgagactctgagacatcacccctccatgataccctgaaagacctaccagagaggtaggactcaaaccaccgaagggctgttccagagacccccatctgcctgagggttgataggagaatgttatggtttacagtgtcaaaagcagcagacaggtccaacaggataagcactgaagattttgattgtgctcttgaccgtctcagtgcctcaatgaccgatagaagtgcagtttctgtggagtggccgcttttgaaacctgattggttgctgtccaggagattgttttgtgagagatgggaggagatttggttaaagacaacacgctctagtgtcttagccatgaatgggaggagagatacaggtctgtaattttcaatgaGCTCAGGGTCAAGTGTGGGTTTTTTAAGGAGAGGGGCAACACGAGCCTCTTTAAAAGCTGAGGGAAATGTACCAGTGGAGATAGAGTTGTTGATAATGTGGGTGAGTGCAGGGAGGACGGATGGAGCGATAGCCTGAAAGATGTTAGTAGGGATGGGATCTAAAGGGCAGGTTGTGGCATTCGTGGCAAGGATGATTTTTGATACCTCCGTTTCAGAGAGGAGGGAAAAAGTGGAGAATGTGTTGGGGTGCTGTGGGTTGATGTGCGTAAGGCGAGGAGCAGCAGGAAATTGATTGCTGATCTTAgtggttttgttaatgaaaaaacaagcaaaatcatCAGAGGTTAAGGATGACGATAGTGGGGGGACAGGTgggcagagaagagcagagaatgttttaaagaggctTCGTGAGTCAGAGGAGTTGTTAATCTTTGTTTGGTAAGCTATATATGGTATGCTTTGGTATGCTTGGTCAGGAAGTGTAGGCGTTTTACCACAATTGACCGGGGAGATGCTTTAGGATCTGTCGGAGCGTGATGAGAGACCTGTGACCGTGCTCAGTGTCCAGATCTCAGTCAGCAGAGAGTTTAATGAGTATTCCATAACGTCCGTCATAGTCCTTTGACCCTCTTTGACCCAGTAGATGCAGATGTTTGACCTGCGCAATCAGCTCTGCAAGTCCTTGCATTTTTCATCTAGTTGGCgttgttttgtttgcatgtaCGCCAACAAATCGTTCAGTTCTGTTCAGCAATCTTCTGATGTGCTTATCTGTCGCTCTGATTCCTTTGTTCTGTCCTCAAGGTTTTTAACCAATTCCTTGATGATTTTACCAATAAGTCTATTCTCTCTAGCTTACCAGTTACatctatgtatttttaatatgtttagtAATCTAAATGAAATACTAAGGATGCCTGATTATAAGTTATCATCATTTTAATagaattgaaaatgttttatttcatgagtttattttgtacttttttgcatgttttatccCTTTTCTGAAGAATCAATAATAGCATAGTATTTCAgcattagatttaaaaaactcctgcattaaaaaaaatgttcttacaaaataaaacagatctggcaatcaataataataataataataataataataataataataataataataataatccattaaccaatattaaaaacaacataaatgcaCAATGATGGGTTCAGAAGTAAACtgaatatatgaaaacatacaGGTACATCTTTGCCTTAATTTATATAGCTGTTTATATTACATACAGATATAGGTACAGACAGATCAAGAACTAGATCTAGTTTAAAGTGCTTAGAATAGGATTAATTTAAGGTTTTACTACTCATTAAGTAGCATCAGAAATAAGTTGAGTCCTTCGTTTGATCAAGACATGTCAGGATAACGGATTCAGACAGATCTGAATCTTGTTTCTCATGAGTGTTATGGTCAGTTAAACCATGGAACCAGAAGCGACACCACAACCAGGAATGAAGCGGTCAACACACTGATCCTGCTGCTGACTTCAGCTGATgaatattctgcattaaaacagaagaaaacagacacaaatcatcattcacagatttaaaaaaaaaacgtttatctAAACAGCCAAATACTGCAAGTTTGAACTCTACAAATCCatgttcatttgttcattttctgcAGTGATTctacaaaaatggaaattatcACAAATTGCACAAAGCCTATTTATGCAGTACAGCAAAACGCAAATAAGTTATATATGATATAACAGGGTTCCTTGCGGCAACTATACTCAACTATATCGACGACTGGCTGATTCTAGCCCGGTCAGTGAGCGAAGTGGCTCAACATTGCGATGTTGTCCTCGCTCACATGAAACGTCTGGGGTTAAGACGCCAAGAAAAGTGTGCTTTCTCCAGGTCAGAGAACCACTGGCGTGGtttgggattcgaccacgatgcagaCTCATAGGAAACCTAATCGAATCAAGTCAATTTGCGCTGGGGGGGTTTGCGTTCCCCAAAGCATCGGTGACACAGTGTCTCATTCATTCGTAACCTGGAGACGTTTCTGTGCATCTAATAACCTTTAAAATGTACCTTCATAAAACCCACAGAAATTCTGTACAATCTAGTAAACAAACCAGTAACAAACCATGACTCTTGAATCTAGGCCCTCTCTCCCTATCCCAGCAGACTAACTTTACTTTccttttattgattaaataaaatttgaaattatgttttataacaagattttaatagtttaaattatttattttaaaattgtacattttgtttttataatagtttAGTCCCTCTGTGAGGGCAAAATATTTCACTGCAGTACAAGACTGAAGTGCACTCACCTGTtccatttattataattgaagAAGTGAAGATCTGGAAGAGTAACGTGTTGTTTCTGGCTGCTCGAACTACAGTGTTCACTATCTGGGCGCTATTGGGTAGAACAGCGTTTGCTCCAAAGACAACATCCATGCTGTTTTGGATCTTGGGCAAACTCTTCAATTTTACACCGCCATCACTGGAAAGAGTTTGGAATCAAGATTCATTAATGAAAATGGTGTGTTAGGTTGAATTAGTAACTTTATTTAAGAACGCACCAGCATATTCATACCTGAAGCTTGTTACAGTTATGGTACTGAATGATGCAGGGTAATCAGCCAGGAAAAAAGGTTCAAGCTGCAAAACAAGAGTTGTTTGTCAAAATTGGCTTTCTTTTGCAAAAGCATGTTACCCAAAATGCAGGTCACACTTACCCCTGTTTTTATCAGCAAAGCCCTGCTCTTAAATTCAGTAGAATTTTTAATGGAAAGAACAGCATCAAAGGTTCCACTGGTGAGGATTATTAGTGGAATTATCTGCATTGAGtctacaaaacagaaaatggaGTGCAACTATTTTAGACAAGTTAACATCATAAAATCTTAGAAATCTGTCGGATCTAAACCAGCTTACTAATGACGGTAATGGAAGTGGCATCAATGGTGAGGTTGAAGCCTGCAGTTGAATTAGCAGCTGCTTCTTTCAGAGTCTCCACAATGTCGCTGTTGGTGGGGATCGGTTCAGTCGACGTTTGACTAAACACTAACTGAACCTCCGCCTGTACGTTTGATTCTGCCCGGGACCTGACAACAGCTCTGGAGGAAAAGGTATGTTTTAAAGTTTACaattaaatctatatatatatatatatatatatatatatatatatatatatatatatatatgattgcaGTGTTGTGATGCAGAAATGGAAGAGAgcagttttttgtttgctgttaaAGTGCGACTTGCCATAACCGTAAATGATTAGGAAAGCTAAATAGACAAAATCTTGCCAGTTTTTGTGCTGTTGACAATGTTTAGTTGAAAGGAAACACATCAAATAAGTCTCAAAAAAGTTCAGTTTCAGCTTTGAGAATTtaagtgtgtatattttattatattgaatcCATTGTAAATTGTTTTGGTAAAGTGTGTCAGATGCATACATGTAAGTTTTATGGCATGGTAAATTAGAACTGTCTGACATTGAAAACATGAGTGTAAATGAACAAAGTAATCATTTAAAGTAAAGAATAAAACTTGACTTACATGAAACCGATCACGATGGTCCTGATGAAAAGAGACCCATATCTGATTTGATAGATTATatcaaactgtgaaaacaacaCATCAGGTTTAAGAATATTTcctaatattttagaaaacaatttcatttttatagaagTAGATCATGCTAGTTTTTGTtctatacaataataataatgtgtatcTTTGCAAATGCTTATGCTTCTGTAAATCACTGTATTGTTCTGTCACATGAAACATACCATAATCTCTACTTTTGCAGCTAGGCTCTTAAATTCCGGAGTTAGAGGGTTTGACAGCTGTGGGACATACACTTCTACAATGACAATCTGTATGGAAACAACTGGTAGAGGACGTGCTGGTGCTTGGGTTGTTGTTGTGGtggctttgttttgttgttgttgttgttgttgttgttgttgttgttgttgttttaggtgTGGTTGTAGTTGGTATGGTTGTAGTTGGTGTGGTTGTAGTTGGTGTGGTTGTAGTACGTGTGGTTGTAGTTGGTGTGGTTGTAGTACGTGTGGTTGTAGTTGGTGTGGTTGTAGTTGGTGTGGTTGTAGTACGTGTAGTTGTAGTCGGTGTGGTTGTAGTTGGTGTGGTTGTAGTTGGTGTGGTTGTAGTACGTGTAGTTGTAGTCGGTGTGGTTGTAGTTGGTGTGGTTGTAGTAGGTGTGGTTGTAGTACGTGTAGTTGTAGTTGGTGTGGTTGTAGTTGGTGTGGTTGTAGTTGGTGTGGTTGTAGTTGGTGTGGTTGTAGTTGTAGTAGTTGTAGTCGGTGTGGTTGTAGTAGGTGTGGTTGTAGTTGGTGTGGTTGTAGTACGTGTAGTTGTAGTTGGTGTGGTTGTAGTTGGTGTGGTTGTAGTACGTGTAGTTGTAGTTGGTGTGGTTGTAGTTGGTGCGGTTGTAGTTGGTGTGGTTGTAGTTGGTGTGGTTGTAGTACGTGTAGTTGTAGTTGGTGTGGTTGTAGTTGGTGTGGTTGTAGTACGTGTAGTTGTAGTCGGTGTGGTTGTAGTTGGTGTGGTTGTAGTACGTGTAGTTGTAGTTGGTGTGGTTGTAGTTGGTGTGGTTGTAGTTGGTGTGGTTGTAGTTGGTGTGGTTGAAGTACGTGTAGTTGTAGTTGGTGTGGTTGTAGTTGGTGTGGTTGAAGTACGTGTAGTTGTAGTTGGTGTGGTTGTAGTTGGTGTGGTTGAGGTACGTGTAGTTGTAGTTGTAGTTGTACTGGTTGTGGTGGCTTTGGTAGTGGTAGTGATTGGCTCCCTTACTGTTTTGTAAGTTTGGTTGTGTTGtggaatatgaaaaataaatcatttagttAAATAACAATACAGAATAACACAAAACATTGTACACTCTTTTGAATGATGTTTGACTTACGTGTTACACTGGTGATATTAAGAGTGACATTAGCTTTCATAATAGCGTTTACTATCTCTGCA is drawn from Puntigrus tetrazona isolate hp1 chromosome 7, ASM1883169v1, whole genome shotgun sequence and contains these coding sequences:
- the LOC122349105 gene encoding uncharacterized protein LOC122349105, which encodes MFHFDIIYQIRYGSLFIRTIVIGFIAVVRSRAESNVQAEVQLVFSQTSTEPIPTNSDIVETLKEAAANSTAGFNLTIDATSITVINSMQIIPLIILTSGTFDAVLSIKNSTEFKSRALLIKTGLEPFFLADYPASFSTITVTSFSDGGVKLKSLPKIQNSMDVVFGANAVLPNSAQIVNTVVRAARNNTLLFQIFTSSIIINGTEYSSAEVSSRISVLTASFLVVVSLLVPWFN